In a genomic window of Natranaerovirga pectinivora:
- a CDS encoding ABC transporter permease subunit, whose translation MSYTLFKANIKNNRFIWILMAAIYTFYYSIMLTMFDPESAEGLMAMMDAMPKELIDALGFNFGTTLLTFISGTLYSMLLFMFPMILTIVVNHRLIASQVDKGSMAYLISTSNSRKKIATTQALFSIISITTLFVYITIIALILSSTMFPGQLEIGKFLLLNLYALLLYYAINSICFFASCFANETRHSLGLGAGIPIGFVILQMLGDSGEQLNWIGNLSLYALFNPERLFAGDAFAYVGMFVFAIIATVLYVSGIIIFDKKDLPI comes from the coding sequence ATGTCCTATACATTATTTAAAGCAAATATTAAAAACAATCGTTTTATATGGATACTAATGGCAGCCATTTATACTTTTTACTATTCTATTATGCTAACAATGTTTGATCCTGAAAGCGCTGAAGGGCTTATGGCTATGATGGATGCAATGCCAAAAGAATTAATAGATGCATTAGGCTTTAATTTCGGAACAACTTTACTTACATTTATATCAGGTACTTTATATAGTATGTTATTGTTTATGTTTCCTATGATACTTACTATAGTGGTTAACCATAGACTTATTGCCAGTCAAGTAGATAAAGGTAGTATGGCCTATTTAATTTCTACATCAAATTCAAGAAAAAAAATTGCTACCACTCAAGCATTGTTTAGCATTATTTCAATAACAACATTATTTGTGTATATAACCATCATTGCATTAATTCTTTCATCAACTATGTTTCCTGGTCAATTAGAAATAGGTAAGTTCCTGCTACTTAACCTCTATGCCTTACTTCTCTACTATGCTATAAACAGTATTTGTTTCTTTGCCTCTTGTTTTGCTAACGAAACAAGACATAGCCTAGGACTAGGAGCTGGTATTCCTATAGGCTTTGTTATTCTTCAAATGCTTGGGGATTCTGGTGAGCAGTTGAACTGGATTGGTAACCTTTCATTATATGCCCTTTTTAACCCTGAAAGGTTGTTTGCTGGAGATGCCTTCGCATATGTGGGTATGTTTGTTTTTGCAATTATTGCCACTGTTTTATATGTTAGTGGTATTATAATATTTGATAAAAAAGATTTGCCTATTTAA
- a CDS encoding ABC transporter ATP-binding protein — protein sequence MIEVKSLTKIYPSGKGIFDVSFDVKKGEVFGFLGPNGAGKTTTIRNLMGFTNPTSGSATINGLDCRTEAATIQEKLGYVPGEIAFFDNMTGLQFLKFIADMRGVYDSNRQSKLIEWFELESDRKIRKMSKGMKQKVGLIAAFMHDPEVIILDEPTSGLDPLMQKRFVELIVEERNRGKTILMSSHMFDEVDKTCERVAIIRDGKIVAVEDIKTLKASLEKSFFITFANKAEIDKIKNSGLEFKTADDNKVEIIVTGDYSHLLTTLSNCQVTDIDTSVQTLEHIFMRYYSKEGK from the coding sequence ATGATTGAAGTAAAATCTCTTACTAAGATTTATCCAAGCGGAAAAGGTATTTTTGATGTGTCCTTTGACGTAAAAAAGGGAGAAGTATTTGGGTTCTTAGGTCCTAACGGAGCAGGAAAAACCACAACCATTCGTAACTTAATGGGATTTACAAATCCAACTAGCGGTAGCGCTACCATTAATGGACTAGACTGTCGTACAGAAGCTGCAACAATCCAAGAGAAACTTGGGTATGTTCCAGGAGAAATAGCCTTTTTTGATAACATGACAGGCTTACAGTTTTTAAAATTCATTGCAGATATGCGCGGTGTTTACGATAGCAATCGCCAAAGCAAACTTATTGAATGGTTTGAACTTGAAAGCGATCGTAAAATTCGCAAGATGTCAAAAGGAATGAAGCAAAAAGTTGGTTTAATTGCAGCCTTTATGCATGACCCTGAAGTAATTATTTTAGATGAACCAACTAGCGGACTTGATCCATTGATGCAAAAAAGATTTGTGGAGTTAATTGTAGAAGAAAGAAATCGTGGAAAAACCATTCTGATGTCTTCTCATATGTTTGATGAAGTAGATAAAACTTGTGAAAGAGTTGCTATTATTAGAGATGGAAAAATTGTTGCCGTAGAAGATATAAAAACCCTTAAAGCCTCTCTAGAAAAAAGCTTTTTTATTACTTTTGCAAACAAGGCAGAGATTGATAAAATTAAGAATAGTGGCTTAGAGTTTAAAACAGCAGACGATAACAAAGTGGAAATTATTGTAACAGGCGACTATAGTCATTTGCTTACCACTTTATCCAATTGCCAAGTAACGGATATAGACACTTCTGTACAAACGCTTGAACATATCTTTATGCGTTACTATAGTAAGGAGGGAAAATAA
- a CDS encoding TetR/AcrR family transcriptional regulator, whose translation MNGFEKRREIKKNQIIDALKDLVMVRNFKDIGVREIAERAGVSPASIYNFFGNKDELAKEVFYKYMEDVGEEFNIMVDSDLPFKEKVKRMFDDSIKYQEKLNAEGLQNFVLEDPAFKKHVEEYAHKVTIPMMVRLIDQGKAEGYISNAISINTIMLFTSALANMFSNPEIRNYCDIETRKELTQLFLYGVFGDDNNTN comes from the coding sequence ATGAATGGATTTGAAAAGCGTAGAGAAATTAAAAAAAATCAAATTATAGATGCACTTAAAGATTTGGTAATGGTTCGAAATTTTAAAGATATAGGTGTACGTGAAATAGCAGAGCGTGCAGGTGTTTCTCCAGCTTCCATTTATAACTTTTTTGGAAATAAAGATGAATTAGCAAAAGAGGTTTTTTATAAATATATGGAAGATGTAGGAGAAGAATTCAATATTATGGTTGATTCAGACTTACCTTTTAAGGAAAAAGTTAAAAGAATGTTTGATGACTCAATAAAATATCAAGAAAAGCTAAATGCTGAAGGCCTTCAGAATTTTGTATTAGAAGATCCTGCTTTTAAAAAGCATGTAGAAGAATATGCGCATAAGGTAACCATTCCAATGATGGTGAGATTAATTGATCAAGGGAAAGCCGAAGGGTATATCTCTAATGCGATCTCTATCAATACCATTATGTTGTTCACAAGTGCCCTTGCCAATATGTTTAGCAATCCTGAGATTAGAAATTATTGTGATATTGAAACAAGAAAAGAGTTGACACAGCTATTTTTATATGGGGTTTTTGGTGATGACAATAATACAAATTAG